From Glycine soja cultivar W05 chromosome 4, ASM419377v2, whole genome shotgun sequence, the proteins below share one genomic window:
- the LOC114408663 gene encoding E3 ubiquitin-protein ligase RNF5-like: MASGFGESTGRSPPSPSYFNNNNNNDAANFECNICFELAQDPIITLCGHLFCWPCLYKWLHFHSQSRECPVCKALVEEEKLVPLYGRGKSSTDPRSKSIPGDNIPHRPAGQRPETAPPPETNHFHQHGFGFMGGLGGFAPPPMATTRFGNFALSAAFGGFIPSLFNFQLHGFHDAAMYGGGAGFPHGFANTFHGVHAHGFPLRTHQGQQDYYLKKLLLFVVLCVVLAFIWQ; encoded by the coding sequence ATGGCAAGTGGGTTTGGGGAATCAACAGGGAGATCACCCCCAAGCCCTTCCTActtcaacaacaataataacaatgatgCTGCCAATTTTGAATGCAACATTTGCTTTGAATTAGCGCAAGACCCGATAATTACTTTGTGTGGTCATCTTTTCTGCTGGCCCTGTCTTTACAAATGGCTTCACTTTCACTCACAATCACGAGAATGCCCGGTGTGCAAGGCCCTCGTGGAGGAGGAGAAGCTGGTTCCCTTGTATGGGAGAGGAAAGTCGTCGACTGATCCAAGATCAAAATCTATTCCGGGCGATAACATCCCGCATCGTCCGGCTGGTCAGAGGCCTGAAACTGCTCCTCCACCTGaaacaaatcattttcatcaacATGGGTTTGGATTTATGGGTGGCTTGGGGGGATTTGCGCCACCGCCGATGGCAACAACAAGATTTGGGAATTTTGCATTGTCCGCAGCTTTTGGTGGTTTTATACCATCCTTATTCAACTTTCAGTTGCATGGGTTTCATGATGCTGCCATGTATGGGGGAGGGGCTGGTTTTCCTCATGGATTTGCCAATACATTTCATGGTGTCCATGCTCATGGATTCCCTCTGCGCACCCATCAAGGGCAACAAGATTATTATTTGAAGAAGCTTCTTCTATTTGTTGTTTTGTGTGTTGTTCTTGCTTTTATATGGCAATAG
- the LOC114408664 gene encoding probable galacturonosyltransferase-like 1 isoform X2, which translates to MKFKSRRLEAEAGALVLFFLILSSSSSSNYAKPSTIIHQFKEAPEFYNSPECASLTHSSDSYICSEEAVHVAMTLDTTYIRGSMAAILSVIQHSSCPQNTFFHFVCSSSASLLRAAISHSFPYLNFHLYTFDDSQVSGLISTSIRSALDCPLNYARSYLPSLLPLCVRRVVYLDSDLILVDDIAKLAATLLGENTVLAAPEYCNANFTSYFTPTFWSNPSLSLTFADRRPCYFNTGVMVIDLERWREGDYTTKIEEWMELQKRMRIYDLGSLPPFLLVFAGNIASVDHRWNQHGLGGDNFRGLCRDLHPGPVSLLHWSGKDSYRSEVNTRQRRFKRGGKKKVN; encoded by the exons ATGAAATTCAAGTCAAGAAGATTAGAAGCAGAAGCAGGAGCACTGGTCTTATTCTTTCTCATTTTGTCATCGTCATCTTCTTCCAATTACGCCAAACCAAGCACCATCATTCATCAATTCAAGGAAGCCCCCGAATTCTACAACTCCCCAGAATGCGCCTCCCTCACCCACAGCAGCGACAGCTACATATGTTCGGAGGAAGCGGTACACGTGGCAATGACGCTGGACACTACATACATCCGAGGATCCATGGCGGCGATCCTCTCGGTCATCCAACACTCGTCGTGCCCGCAGAACACATTCTTCCACTTCGTCTGCTCCTCTAGCGCGTCCCTCCTACGCGCCGCGATCTCCCACTCATTCCCTTACCTCAACTTCCACCTCTACACCTTCGACGACTCCCAGGTCTCGGGCCTCATCTCCACCTCAATCCGCTCCGCACTGGATTGCCCCTTAAACTACGCGCGCTCCTACTTGCCCAGCCTCCTACCCCTCTGCGTGCGGCGCGTGGTGTACCTGGACTCCGACCTAATCCTCGTCGACGACATTGCCAAGCTGGCAGCCACACTACTAGGCGAAAACACGGTCCTGGCAGCCCCCGAATACTGCAACGCCAACTTCACCTCGTACTTCACCCCAACGTTCTGGTCCAACCCTTCGCTGTCTCTCACGTTCGCGGATAGGAGGCCGTGCTACTTCAACACGGGGGTTATGGTCATCGATTTGGAGCGGTGGCGGGAGGGGGATTACACCACCAAAATCGAGGAGTGGATGGAGCTGCAGAAGAGGATGAGAATCTATGACTTGGGTTCTCTGCCGCCGTTTTTGCTTGTCTTTGCTGGGAATATTGCTTCCGTGGATCATAGGTGGAACCAGCACGGCCTCGGTGGTGATAATTTTCGTGGCCTTTGCAGAGATCTGCACCCTGGTCCTGTTAGTCTCTTGCATTGGAGTGGGAAAG attCGTACAGATCTGAAGTGAACACAAGGCAACGCAGATTCAAACGGGGAGGAAAGAAAAAGGTGAACTGA
- the LOC114408664 gene encoding probable galacturonosyltransferase-like 1 isoform X1 gives MKFKSRRLEAEAGALVLFFLILSSSSSSNYAKPSTIIHQFKEAPEFYNSPECASLTHSSDSYICSEEAVHVAMTLDTTYIRGSMAAILSVIQHSSCPQNTFFHFVCSSSASLLRAAISHSFPYLNFHLYTFDDSQVSGLISTSIRSALDCPLNYARSYLPSLLPLCVRRVVYLDSDLILVDDIAKLAATLLGENTVLAAPEYCNANFTSYFTPTFWSNPSLSLTFADRRPCYFNTGVMVIDLERWREGDYTTKIEEWMELQKRMRIYDLGSLPPFLLVFAGNIASVDHRWNQHGLGGDNFRGLCRDLHPGPVSLLHWSGKGKPWVRLDANRPCPLDALWAPYDLLNTPFSLDS, from the coding sequence ATGAAATTCAAGTCAAGAAGATTAGAAGCAGAAGCAGGAGCACTGGTCTTATTCTTTCTCATTTTGTCATCGTCATCTTCTTCCAATTACGCCAAACCAAGCACCATCATTCATCAATTCAAGGAAGCCCCCGAATTCTACAACTCCCCAGAATGCGCCTCCCTCACCCACAGCAGCGACAGCTACATATGTTCGGAGGAAGCGGTACACGTGGCAATGACGCTGGACACTACATACATCCGAGGATCCATGGCGGCGATCCTCTCGGTCATCCAACACTCGTCGTGCCCGCAGAACACATTCTTCCACTTCGTCTGCTCCTCTAGCGCGTCCCTCCTACGCGCCGCGATCTCCCACTCATTCCCTTACCTCAACTTCCACCTCTACACCTTCGACGACTCCCAGGTCTCGGGCCTCATCTCCACCTCAATCCGCTCCGCACTGGATTGCCCCTTAAACTACGCGCGCTCCTACTTGCCCAGCCTCCTACCCCTCTGCGTGCGGCGCGTGGTGTACCTGGACTCCGACCTAATCCTCGTCGACGACATTGCCAAGCTGGCAGCCACACTACTAGGCGAAAACACGGTCCTGGCAGCCCCCGAATACTGCAACGCCAACTTCACCTCGTACTTCACCCCAACGTTCTGGTCCAACCCTTCGCTGTCTCTCACGTTCGCGGATAGGAGGCCGTGCTACTTCAACACGGGGGTTATGGTCATCGATTTGGAGCGGTGGCGGGAGGGGGATTACACCACCAAAATCGAGGAGTGGATGGAGCTGCAGAAGAGGATGAGAATCTATGACTTGGGTTCTCTGCCGCCGTTTTTGCTTGTCTTTGCTGGGAATATTGCTTCCGTGGATCATAGGTGGAACCAGCACGGCCTCGGTGGTGATAATTTTCGTGGCCTTTGCAGAGATCTGCACCCTGGTCCTGTTAGTCTCTTGCATTGGAGTGGGAAAGGTAAACCGTGGGTTCGGTTGGACGCTAATAGGCCTTGCCCTTTGGATGCGCTTTGGGCACCCTATGATCTATTGAACACACCCTTCTCTTTGGATTCttga